From one Sulfurimonas sp. HSL-3221 genomic stretch:
- a CDS encoding efflux RND transporter permease subunit: protein MFSKFFIDRPIFASVLSIIVILAGVVAIKGLPVQEYPSIVPPQINVQAVYPGADAETLANTVAAPLEDAINGAKNMIYMTSTASPSGILTMSITFATGTDPSAANVDVNNRVQVALNKLPEEVRRQGVSVRERSPDMLRVIAFTSENRVHDALWLNNYALINVIDDIKRIPGVGDAFLFGSKEYALRVWLKPDSLAAYDLTVNDVLGVIRSQNVQLAAGQIGGEPAVEKMAYTYTVTTPGRLKTADEFGNILVRTNPDGSSLRLKDVARVELGAERYMLKGTRNKEPMAVAGVFLAPGANALEVDAALTKVLEEVSQKFPEDVRYHTLYDTTTFVKTSIEEVLMTLAEAIVMVVLIIYFFLGNVRATIIPVLAIPVSIVGTFAGLYIAGFSINLLTLFALILAIGLVVDDAIIVIENVERLLHERKELTVREATIEAMREITGPVIAIVFVLSAVFIPASLMGGFSGVMYQQFAMTIVISVVISGIVALSLTPALCNVFLRREEPTPILPIRLFNTFFARLTSGFNRGVRLTLKLALMNLLIFGVLIGAGAWLSQKLPTGLVPGEDKGVLMVLTYLMPGASLERTVEVQDQVADTLLADPLVESLGAMSGIDLATFAFKSDAGIAFAHLSDWSERTEPGQSADAMAGKFMMQMMQNKEAMIIPVNPPPIRGMSATGGFELYVQDRTGGDLLAFDGVMKQLVAKANERPELTRVRTTFNAGVPQYRITVNEDKAKALGVQISDIYTTLGSTFGTGYANDFNLYGRTYHVNVQLEPSYRESVEDYRDVFVRSSSGALIPISSLVDAKRIVGPSVVQRFNMFTAAQLSGQPAPGYSSGDAMRAIQEVTAEVLPEGYTIAWAGTSYQEQQVAGKGNNAFIFAIVFIFLILAALYESWMIPFTILMTVPFALLGATLAVYFRGLENDIYFQVGLVTLVGLTAKNAILIVEFAQQKLREGLDLYQATIEGARIRFRPIVMTSLAFIGGTLPLALSSGAGANSRHIIGTTVVGGMVMLTVVAIFFIPLFYYLIMRLRAKFYTDKGGEDARN, encoded by the coding sequence ATGTTTTCAAAATTTTTCATCGACCGGCCCATCTTCGCCTCGGTCCTCTCCATCATCGTCATTCTGGCGGGGGTCGTAGCGATCAAGGGACTGCCGGTCCAGGAGTACCCCAGTATCGTCCCGCCGCAGATCAACGTCCAGGCGGTCTACCCGGGTGCGGATGCCGAGACCCTCGCCAACACCGTCGCCGCCCCGCTCGAAGATGCCATCAACGGCGCGAAGAATATGATCTACATGACCTCGACCGCCTCACCAAGCGGGATCCTGACCATGAGCATCACCTTCGCCACCGGCACGGACCCCTCCGCCGCCAACGTCGACGTCAACAACCGCGTCCAGGTGGCCCTGAACAAGCTGCCCGAAGAGGTGCGCCGTCAGGGGGTCAGTGTGCGCGAACGCTCCCCGGACATGCTGCGCGTCATCGCCTTCACCTCCGAAAACCGCGTCCATGACGCGCTGTGGCTGAACAACTACGCCCTGATCAACGTCATCGACGACATCAAGCGTATTCCCGGTGTCGGGGACGCGTTTTTGTTCGGTTCGAAAGAGTACGCCCTGCGCGTCTGGCTCAAACCCGACAGCCTCGCGGCCTATGACCTGACCGTTAACGACGTGCTGGGCGTCATCCGCAGCCAGAACGTCCAGCTCGCCGCGGGACAGATCGGCGGCGAACCCGCCGTGGAGAAGATGGCCTATACCTACACGGTCACAACCCCGGGGCGTCTGAAGACCGCCGATGAGTTCGGCAACATTCTCGTGCGCACCAACCCCGACGGCTCTTCGCTGCGCCTCAAAGACGTGGCACGGGTCGAACTGGGCGCCGAACGCTACATGCTCAAGGGCACCCGCAACAAGGAGCCGATGGCCGTGGCCGGGGTCTTCCTGGCGCCCGGCGCCAATGCGCTCGAGGTCGATGCGGCACTGACGAAGGTGCTCGAAGAGGTCTCGCAGAAGTTCCCCGAGGATGTCCGCTACCATACGCTCTACGATACGACGACCTTCGTCAAGACCTCCATCGAAGAGGTACTGATGACCCTCGCCGAGGCGATCGTGATGGTCGTTCTGATCATCTACTTCTTCCTCGGCAACGTCCGGGCGACGATCATTCCAGTCCTGGCAATCCCCGTCTCCATCGTGGGGACCTTCGCCGGGCTCTACATTGCCGGCTTCTCCATCAACCTGCTGACGCTCTTTGCCCTGATCCTCGCGATTGGGCTCGTCGTCGACGACGCCATCATCGTCATCGAGAACGTCGAACGCCTGCTGCACGAGCGCAAGGAGCTCACCGTCCGCGAAGCGACGATCGAGGCGATGCGCGAGATCACGGGACCGGTCATCGCGATCGTTTTCGTCCTCTCGGCCGTCTTCATTCCCGCCTCGCTCATGGGCGGTTTCAGCGGGGTGATGTACCAGCAGTTCGCCATGACCATCGTCATCTCGGTCGTCATCTCCGGTATCGTCGCGCTCAGCCTGACACCGGCGCTCTGTAACGTCTTCCTGCGCCGCGAAGAGCCGACGCCGATCCTGCCGATCCGTCTCTTCAACACCTTTTTCGCGCGCCTCACCTCCGGCTTCAACCGCGGGGTACGCCTGACGCTCAAACTGGCCCTCATGAACCTGCTGATCTTCGGCGTCCTTATCGGCGCCGGCGCGTGGCTGTCGCAGAAACTGCCGACCGGCCTTGTCCCCGGCGAGGACAAAGGGGTTCTGATGGTCCTTACCTACCTTATGCCGGGGGCCTCGCTTGAACGCACCGTCGAAGTTCAGGACCAGGTCGCCGATACCCTTCTGGCCGACCCCCTTGTCGAATCCCTGGGGGCCATGAGCGGGATCGACCTCGCGACCTTCGCCTTCAAGTCCGATGCGGGGATCGCCTTTGCGCACCTCTCGGATTGGTCCGAGCGGACCGAACCGGGACAGAGCGCCGACGCGATGGCCGGCAAATTCATGATGCAGATGATGCAGAACAAAGAGGCGATGATCATCCCGGTCAACCCGCCGCCGATCCGCGGCATGAGCGCCACGGGTGGTTTTGAGCTCTATGTCCAGGACCGCACCGGCGGCGACCTTCTCGCCTTTGACGGCGTGATGAAGCAGCTCGTCGCAAAGGCCAACGAACGGCCGGAGCTCACGCGGGTCCGCACGACCTTCAACGCCGGCGTGCCGCAGTACCGCATCACCGTCAACGAGGACAAGGCCAAGGCGCTGGGCGTTCAGATCTCCGATATCTACACGACCCTCGGCTCGACCTTCGGGACCGGGTACGCCAACGATTTCAACCTCTACGGCCGTACCTACCACGTTAACGTCCAGCTCGAGCCCTCCTACCGCGAGAGCGTCGAGGATTACCGCGACGTTTTCGTCCGCTCCTCCAGCGGCGCGCTGATCCCGATCAGCTCCCTCGTCGACGCCAAGCGCATCGTCGGTCCGAGCGTCGTCCAGCGCTTCAACATGTTCACGGCGGCGCAGCTCTCCGGACAGCCCGCCCCGGGTTACAGTTCGGGCGACGCGATGCGCGCCATCCAGGAAGTGACGGCGGAGGTCCTGCCCGAGGGCTATACCATCGCCTGGGCCGGTACCTCCTACCAGGAGCAGCAGGTGGCGGGCAAAGGCAACAACGCCTTTATCTTCGCCATCGTCTTCATCTTCCTGATCCTCGCAGCCCTCTACGAGAGCTGGATGATCCCGTTCACGATCCTCATGACCGTCCCGTTCGCCCTGCTCGGTGCGACACTGGCAGTCTATTTCCGCGGGCTCGAGAACGACATCTATTTCCAGGTCGGGCTCGTCACCCTCGTCGGCCTCACCGCGAAAAACGCGATTTTGATCGTCGAGTTCGCCCAGCAGAAACTGCGCGAGGGGCTTGACCTCTACCAGGCGACGATTGAAGGGGCGCGGATCCGTTTCCGCCCCATTGTCATGACGTCGCTCGCCTTTATCGGCGGGACGCTGCCGCTCGCGCTGAGCAGCGGGGCCGGGGCGAACAGCCGCCATATTATCGGGACGACCGTCGTCGGCGGGATGGTGATGCTGACCGTGGTCGCGATCTTCTTCATCCCGCTCTTTTACTACCTGATCATGCGCCTGCGGGCCAAATTCTACACCGACAAAGGAGGCGAAGATGCACGCAACTAA
- a CDS encoding efflux transporter outer membrane subunit, whose translation MHATKLLSLAAALWLLGGCSMAPKLTVTPPELPAQSAVSADANASTIGAAWWEAFNDEMLNALVGEALRNNDDLKIAASRVAQAAASLGYSRAERYPTLDGGASANRQKTSGETLSPFSGFIYNSFDLSVTAAYELDFWGKYKNLEAAARGELIATDADRETVRIGLIAGVSELYFNLVSLRRQITVTEETVQAYKESYEYRSRQFQHGAIDELTLQQSHALYATAKVSLAGLREEHALAENAMGILLGRSPKELLEAAYATMSALPDPQPVPADLTSGLLERRPDILAAESRLRTANATIGVAKAAYFPTISLTGTAGYSSSELDNLLNASAQMWGLGAALYVPLFDFGRIENSVNEAEAKKDEAVMVYAQTVKVAFKEVYDALAKIRAADEKLTAQEEANQAYEKVLSLSQRRFDSGYGTYLEVIDAKRALLASRLNLVQLGAARITNQISLYKALGGGWKRARP comes from the coding sequence ATGCACGCAACTAAGCTCCTCTCCCTCGCGGCGGCCCTCTGGCTGCTCGGCGGATGTTCCATGGCGCCGAAGCTCACCGTCACGCCGCCCGAACTGCCGGCACAAAGCGCGGTTTCGGCCGATGCCAATGCCAGCACGATCGGCGCGGCGTGGTGGGAGGCCTTCAACGACGAGATGCTCAATGCCCTCGTCGGGGAAGCGCTGCGCAACAACGACGACCTGAAAATCGCCGCGAGCCGCGTCGCCCAGGCAGCGGCATCGCTGGGCTACAGCCGCGCCGAACGCTATCCCACCCTCGACGGCGGGGCGTCGGCGAACCGCCAGAAGACCAGCGGGGAGACGCTTTCGCCCTTCTCGGGGTTTATCTACAACAGTTTCGACCTCTCCGTCACGGCGGCCTACGAGTTGGACTTCTGGGGTAAATACAAAAACCTCGAAGCGGCGGCGCGCGGCGAGCTGATTGCCACCGATGCCGACCGGGAGACCGTCCGCATCGGCCTCATTGCCGGCGTCTCGGAACTCTATTTCAACCTCGTCTCCCTGCGGCGGCAGATCACGGTCACCGAGGAGACGGTCCAGGCCTACAAGGAGAGCTACGAGTACCGCTCACGCCAGTTCCAGCACGGCGCCATCGACGAGCTCACATTGCAGCAGTCGCACGCCCTCTATGCCACGGCGAAGGTCTCTCTCGCCGGGTTGCGCGAGGAGCATGCCCTCGCCGAAAACGCGATGGGCATCCTGCTGGGGCGTTCCCCCAAAGAGCTGCTCGAAGCGGCATACGCCACGATGAGCGCCCTGCCCGACCCGCAGCCTGTCCCGGCCGACCTCACCTCGGGCCTGCTCGAGCGGCGCCCCGACATCCTCGCCGCCGAATCGCGCCTGCGTACGGCCAACGCGACGATCGGCGTGGCCAAGGCTGCCTACTTCCCGACCATTTCGCTGACCGGCACCGCCGGCTACAGCAGCAGCGAACTTGACAACCTGCTCAACGCCTCGGCCCAGATGTGGGGACTCGGCGCCGCGTTGTACGTTCCCCTGTTCGATTTCGGTCGGATCGAGAACAGCGTCAACGAGGCGGAGGCGAAAAAAGACGAAGCGGTCATGGTCTATGCGCAGACGGTGAAAGTGGCGTTCAAAGAGGTGTACGACGCGCTGGCGAAGATCCGCGCGGCCGATGAGAAGCTCACCGCGCAGGAGGAGGCGAACCAGGCGTATGAGAAGGTGCTGTCCCTGTCGCAGCGCCGCTTCGACAGCGGCTACGGCACCTACCTGGAGGTGATCGACGCCAAGCGGGCCCTGCTGGCCTCGCGGCTGAACCTGGTGCAGCTCGGTGCCGCAAGGATCACGAACCAGATCTCCCTCTACAAAGCCCTGGGAGGCGGGTGGAAGCGTGCGCGCCCCTAG